One part of the Oncorhynchus kisutch isolate 150728-3 linkage group LG22, Okis_V2, whole genome shotgun sequence genome encodes these proteins:
- the LOC109884272 gene encoding uncharacterized protein LOC109884272, with translation MTTCTFTSMKPTQSAFPRTTTELPSISSSSSSLPQLGGQSGFRRVCTTDEPTACPIPGLAAGVLEMRVKEGSKIRNLLGFVMARMQREEQEVDGSQIQTMLSVKEGVTVDRIQMGKRQGEGVMDIGRSQTRTGLRVRQVVFTGSGKGITKTITCVEILKRKLGGLHQLSKLHYKTVSEVWESQETDMTPMSRMTVHKTVPAISILLSKHPLDPSEPGYQPPETQHDPSYQPQGYQPPRYQPPVTLCDSVKIPPRPQLELRKTQLLSIPLTQKSQSPFWFQSAGTSRSQEGSRDAQSCTPHLCAASEKERKTAGGEILYSPCSYILPGPEAKRTCMENHLFPSTPST, from the coding sequence ATGACTACATGTACTTTTACCAGTATGAAACCAACCCAGTCTGCGTTCCCTAGAACGACCACAGAACTGCCTTCCATttcttcatcctcttcctcattGCCTCAACTGGGTGGCCAGAGCGGCTTCAGGAGAGTCTGCACCACAGATGAACCCACTGCCTGTCCAATCCCTGGACTGGCAGCAGGCGTGCTCGAAATGAGAGTGAAGGAAGGGAGCAAGATCCGAAACCTCTTGGGATTTGTAATGGCTCGTAtgcagagggaggaacaggaagTGGATGGGAGTCAGATTCAGACAATGCTGAGTGTGAAAGAGGGAGTGACAGTGGACAGGATTCAGATGGGGAAGAGGCAAGGAGAGGGAGTCATGGACATTGGCCGGAGTCAGACCCGGACCGGGCTGAGAGTGAGACAGGTGGTTTTCACTGGATCAGGAAAAGGGATCACCAAAACCATAACATGTGTTGAGATCCTGAAACGGAAACTGGGAGGACTACACCAGTTATCCAAGCTCCACTACAAGACTGTGAGTGAGGTGTGGGAGAGTCAGGAGACTGACATGACACCCATGTCCAGGATGACGGTTCATAAGACTGTTCCTGCTATCAGTATCCTGCTCTCCAAACACCCACTGGACCCAAGTGAGCCTGGGTATCAGCCCCCAGAAACCCAGCATGATCCTAGCTACCAACCCCAAGGGTACCAGCCTCCTAGGTATCAGCCCCCAGTGACGCTATGTGACAGTGTGAAAATTCCACCTCGACCACAGCTCGAACTCCGCAAAACACAACTGTTGTCAATACCACTGACCCAGAAAAGCCAaagccctttttggttccagagtGCCGGTACCTCTAGGTCTCAGGAGGGCAGTAGAGATGCACAGAGCTGTACGCCACACCTGTGTGCCGCCtcggagaaagagaggaaaacaGCAGGAGGAGAGATACTTTACAGTCCTTGTTCATACATATTGCCTGGTCCTGAAGCCAAGAGAACCTGTATGGAGAACCACCTGTTCCCCTCGACTCCCTCAACTTGA